A single Thiohalomonas denitrificans DNA region contains:
- a CDS encoding transposase encodes KVEMLFAHLKRIMKLDRLRLRGLSGAQDEFLLAATAQNLRKLAKMLGQPPPTHRIGAPT; translated from the coding sequence AAAGGTCGAGATGCTATTTGCGCACCTCAAACGCATTATGAAGCTCGACCGGCTACGACTGCGAGGATTAAGCGGGGCGCAAGACGAATTTCTCCTCGCAGCCACGGCACAGAATCTTCGGAAGCTAGCCAAAATGTTGGGGCAACCTCCGCCTACCCATAGGATAGGTGCGCCTACTTGA